A section of the Oncorhynchus tshawytscha isolate Ot180627B linkage group LG09, Otsh_v2.0, whole genome shotgun sequence genome encodes:
- the ompb gene encoding olfactory marker protein b: MASQVTLDLPFRPDAHLTEVMRQRAQSLQQRGGKRQDGERLLRPHEAIYRLDFSQQALRFAHWGVRLVRSGRLTVTATSQLWTPDLTHLMNRQLLEPAGVFWRAESDGDDTPVHQYEADAQEFGERIAEMAKVRKTMYFLLAFEEGVGPDAVECSISFQVDQK; encoded by the coding sequence ATGGCCTCCCAAGTCACTCTGGATCTGCCCTTCAGGCCCGACGCCCATCTGACCGAGGTGATGCGTCAGCGGGCCCAGTCGCTGCAGCAGCGTGGCGGGAAGAGGCAGGACGGCGAGCGCCTCCTCCGACCACACGAGGCCATCTACCGCCTGGACTTCTCCCAGCAGGCATTGCGTTTTGCCCACTGGGGAGTGAGGCTGGTACGCTCAGGCCGCCTCACCGTGACTGCCACCTCACAGCTCTGGACGCCCGACCTCACCCACCTGATGAACCGCCAACTGCTGGAGCCGGCGGGGGTGTTTTGGCGAGCTGAGAGCGACGGCGATGACACACCCGTGCACCAGTATGAGGCAGACGCCCAGGAGTTTGGTGAGCGGATCGCCGAGATGGCGAAGGTACGGAAGACAATGTACTTCCTGCTGGCATTTGAGGAGGGTGTTGGTCCGGACGCTGTTGAATGCTCCATCAGCTTCCAGGTGGACCAGAAGTGA